From one Vicingaceae bacterium genomic stretch:
- the moeB gene encoding molybdenum cofactor biosynthesis protein MoeB: MYDWSKYRDWYHRQIILSGFGEIAQKKLAASHVAIVGAGGLGSPVLQYLSAAGVGEITIIDGDKIDLTNLHRQILYGIDDVGKPKASTAASKIKKNYPHINIHAIDKMLDASIAREVFPSVDVIVDATDNFPSRYFINDACVLSGKPIVFASIFKFQLQLSVFNYQHGPTLRCVFPEPPAPEDSPDCQTTGILGPVAGIAGVWQAMETVKILTGQGNVLSQRLFILDLFENDFQILNIARNERLWEKQIPQTWEQLSTYDYGTFCGLKQNNINTMQFKDIVNSGQYVIVDLREEHERPRIKASNVINITLPDLVHRWQELSKDKIYVLICQSGRRSATAQYVLKNTPLRWMVWEGGVNNIAEKEYLEF; the protein is encoded by the coding sequence ATGTATGATTGGTCAAAATACAGGGATTGGTACCATCGTCAAATAATTTTATCCGGCTTTGGAGAAATTGCTCAGAAAAAACTGGCGGCATCACATGTGGCAATTGTCGGAGCGGGCGGTCTGGGCAGCCCGGTATTGCAATATCTGTCTGCAGCGGGTGTGGGCGAAATTACCATCATCGACGGTGACAAAATAGACCTCACAAATTTGCACAGACAGATCCTTTATGGCATTGATGACGTTGGAAAACCTAAAGCATCAACGGCGGCTTCGAAGATCAAAAAGAACTATCCACACATTAATATACATGCTATCGACAAAATGTTGGATGCATCCATTGCAAGGGAAGTGTTTCCTTCGGTCGATGTAATTGTTGATGCCACAGACAACTTCCCTTCACGCTATTTCATCAACGATGCATGTGTTTTATCAGGGAAACCCATTGTTTTTGCCTCTATATTTAAATTTCAGCTCCAACTTTCTGTCTTTAACTATCAACACGGACCTACACTTAGGTGTGTATTTCCCGAACCTCCGGCACCCGAAGACAGTCCTGACTGCCAAACCACCGGAATTCTTGGACCGGTGGCAGGTATTGCCGGTGTATGGCAAGCTATGGAAACTGTCAAAATTTTGACCGGGCAAGGAAATGTTTTGTCTCAAAGATTATTTATCCTGGATTTATTTGAAAACGATTTTCAAATCCTCAACATAGCCCGTAACGAACGTCTATGGGAAAAGCAAATTCCTCAAACATGGGAACAGTTATCCACTTATGATTATGGCACGTTTTGTGGTTTAAAACAAAATAATATAAATACTATGCAATTTAAAGATATTGTCAATTCCGGTCAATATGTAATTGTAGATTTACGGGAAGAACATGAAAGACCACGGATTAAAGCATCTAATGTGATCAATATTACCTTACCTGATTTGGTTCATCGTTGGCAAGAATTGTCGAAAGATAAAATCTATGTTTTAATTTGCCAGTCGGGACGAAGAAGTGCCACAGCCCAATATGTTTTGAAAAACACTCCTTTGCGATGGATGGTTTGGGAAGGTGGAGTAAATAATATTGCTGAAAAAGAATACCTGGAATTTTAA
- a CDS encoding AI-2E family transporter: MPGYSISSFFYGLATLVLLGYLFSVGDFILIPFFLAVLIFLFLNKSSKVLVNFIKQHVWKNMPFWSGFLMVFLVMSAMAYLMINTLIVNIQEIITFVNEGNLTIPEEKLSFFNKIFDQTKSQLLQWQEKNLDIAGIISKLFSGIMDILNYIFMVLLYLIFIILEARIIPMKIKSLSRYSRQSSSKILNLLEDVEDTVSTYLFQKTLISVLTGFLSYIVFVLFGLPFAFIWAFLIFSFNFIPNIGSIIASLLPFVFSLVIFDGFAASFWMLAAVGAIQLIIGNFVEPYWMGNSMNLSPLTVLFALAFWGSIWGISGMLICVPITVIILMIFARFPSTRSIAILMSNQGNIDEKSD; the protein is encoded by the coding sequence ATGCCGGGATATTCGATATCATCATTTTTTTATGGTTTGGCAACATTGGTGCTGTTGGGATATTTATTTTCAGTGGGAGATTTTATCTTGATACCATTTTTTTTGGCAGTGCTGATTTTTCTGTTTCTTAATAAGTCGTCAAAAGTTTTGGTAAATTTTATCAAGCAGCATGTTTGGAAAAATATGCCTTTTTGGTCTGGTTTTTTGATGGTGTTTTTGGTTATGTCAGCCATGGCTTATCTTATGATCAATACATTGATTGTCAATATACAAGAAATCATCACTTTTGTGAATGAAGGAAATCTGACTATCCCGGAAGAAAAATTATCATTTTTCAACAAGATATTTGATCAAACAAAATCACAATTATTGCAATGGCAAGAAAAAAATCTGGATATAGCGGGCATCATTTCAAAATTGTTTTCAGGTATTATGGACATTTTGAATTACATTTTCATGGTGTTATTATATTTAATATTTATAATTCTGGAAGCCAGAATAATTCCCATGAAAATTAAATCTCTATCCCGGTATAGTCGGCAAAGTAGCAGCAAGATTTTAAATTTATTGGAAGACGTTGAGGATACTGTTTCTACGTATTTGTTTCAAAAAACATTAATAAGCGTTTTGACCGGCTTTTTAAGTTATATCGTCTTTGTTTTGTTTGGTTTGCCATTTGCATTTATTTGGGCATTTTTGATTTTTTCTTTTAATTTTATTCCAAACATAGGGTCAATTATAGCTTCATTGTTACCTTTTGTATTTTCATTGGTTATATTTGATGGTTTTGCGGCTTCCTTTTGGATGTTGGCTGCAGTGGGGGCCATACAATTGATCATAGGAAATTTTGTGGAACCATATTGGATGGGCAATAGTATGAATTTGAGTCCGCTGACAGTATTGTTTGCATTAGCATTTTGGGGAAGCATTTGGGGCATATCCGGCATGTTGATTTGTGTGCCCATAACCGTGATTATATTAATGATTTTTGCAAGATTCCCTTCTACCCGATCTATTGCCATTCTTATGTCTAATCAGGGAAATATCGATGAAAAAAGTGATTGA
- a CDS encoding cytokinin riboside 5'-monophosphate phosphoribohydrolase: MPLKGHFNHKTWSEKKANDAWAIFKIMSEFVEGYERLADIGPCVSIFGSARCDQDDPNYQMAEEIAEELTRKGYGIITGGGPGIMEAANKGAKKSGGISVGLNIELPFESAPNQFIDRDKLINFRFFFVRKVMFVKYSQAFVVLPGGFGTLDELFEAITLIQTQKIDKFPVILVNREFWQGLVEWIRHAPAALNYIGQKDFDLFHIVDQPMEVVEIIEDFYQRHGLKPKF; encoded by the coding sequence ATGCCGCTGAAAGGACATTTCAATCATAAAACCTGGAGCGAAAAAAAAGCCAATGATGCTTGGGCTATCTTCAAGATTATGTCGGAGTTTGTAGAAGGTTACGAAAGGTTAGCCGATATTGGCCCGTGCGTGTCTATCTTTGGTTCGGCCCGGTGTGATCAAGACGATCCCAATTATCAAATGGCAGAAGAAATAGCAGAAGAATTGACACGCAAAGGTTATGGAATTATTACCGGTGGCGGACCGGGAATTATGGAAGCAGCAAATAAAGGGGCAAAAAAAAGTGGCGGAATTTCTGTTGGTTTAAACATTGAGTTACCATTTGAATCTGCTCCCAATCAATTTATTGACAGAGATAAACTGATCAATTTCCGTTTCTTTTTCGTAAGAAAGGTAATGTTTGTAAAATATTCACAAGCATTTGTGGTGTTGCCGGGAGGTTTTGGTACATTAGACGAATTATTTGAAGCGATTACATTAATTCAGACGCAAAAAATAGACAAATTTCCTGTCATTTTGGTCAATCGTGAATTTTGGCAAGGATTGGTGGAATGGATCCGGCATGCACCCGCTGCTTTAAACTATATAGGCCAAAAAGATTTTGATTTGTTTCATATAGTTGATCAACCCATGGAAGTAGTTGAGATTATCGAAGATTTTTATCAGCGACACGGATTAAAACCGAAATTTTAA